AAATCTGAATTCTGGCTGAGCTACTTCCTTTCCTTGGGCCTCAGGTCCCTGAGGTTCGCTTGTGTCTCTGAGGTCTCTTATAGCTCTGAGTTTTGTGGGGGTGTTTTGCCCCTTCAATGCTGCTGCAAGGTGTCTTTCCCAAGGTTTACTTTTGGTTAGAACTACTGAGTCTGCAGTGGCCCCACTCACACTTCcaagtcttcaataaatggtaactagTGTCAGAGTTAGTCTTCCTCACTAAATTGCAAGCTCCGCAGGAAGTTTCTCCTCGTTTAGTGCCATATCCCCACACCTAGCCCTGTATTTGGCACGTAGTAGGTACTTTTTATATACCTGActatttgaatgaatgactgtTTGAATAATGACATCGTTGAAAAATAATGGATGGCAGAACACATGTGAGAGAATTTCATTTCCTGCAACCACACTACATGATGTCTCTGAAGTCTAGGGCATTGGGCCGATCAGGTGTTTTCAAGGCTACACTGAGCAAGCTGATGGTTCTGATTAGCCTAGGGTTCCTGGTCCACAGCTCCTTCCCATGAGTCCATAAGCCATGATTCTTCTAGCCCACAtcatccccatcccacccctgttCTCTCCACAGTGCCCCAGAGATGGTCTTCCTCagtatccttttctttcttcttcttaagGACCCTTCAGTCTTCTCTGAGACCCTACCCACCACTCAAGGCCTGTCTCAGGTCCTGCTTCCTCTGGGACACCTCCCTGGCCCTGATGGAGGCCATACACCTTCGCTGAGTTCCGCCGTGTCTTTCACCAGGCCCAGGCTGACACTGGACGGGCCGAGGGATATGGGAACATGAGCCAGAGACACCTGGGTCAAGTTCAGATCCTTTGCATACTACTTATGAGAGCTCGGGCAGGGGCAGCCTCTCTGAGCattggtttccttatctgcaagTAGAGGACAGTCCTACAATGGGTTGTGGAGATGACAAAATGAGAGGATGCTTGTGAGCATGCTTGGTGCATGTGAGGGGCTTAGTAGATTTTAGTTCACTGCCCTTCCTCCCTATCTGGATTGCTAGACTTGAGGGCAGGTCCTGTGTCTCCTCCCTGGTGACAGGCACAGTGATgggtacacagcaggtgctccgTGCTTACTGATGGATGGGCTGATTCCCCCAACTTATCCTTCAGCCTACGGTTGGTGTCCACCTGATGCTCCTCCCCATTTTCAACCCTTCCGAGGCTCCTGTCTCTTGCAGGATAAAGTCCAGCTTCTGTATGCACTGCTGGTCACGCTGCCCAAACCTGATCTCAGCCGTTCAGAGGCCCTGGTGGGCCCATCCAGGGGAAGGGGACCTGCACTCACTTGAAGAGGTTAAAGAAGCCATAGGTTTCCAGGAGCATGCCCAGGAGGGGCCAGCGCAGGAGCACAATGACCACGCCCCCCAGGAAGAAGCTGGTCCCCTTGAGCTTGTGCCtctggaagaagaaggaaaacgtCTTCCTCAGGCCGATGATGAGGGAGAGGCCGGTCAGGAACAGCAgctgtgggagagggagggggtgggtgtgAGAACAAACACACTGGCTCCCTCTGCTCCCTTGGGAGTCAGGGGCCAGGCCTGGAGCTGCTTATCAGGCATGGGGCAGGACTTGCTAACTCTTCAAGGAGGGACAATATTGGAGAGGGTGAGTAATTTGAACTGCTTAGGAACAGAAGTGCCCAGAGGCAGGGTGGACCGGGAGACCTTTGAAGGTCTCTAGCTTGTCACCCAATTCGATCCAATTTCTTGGATCCCAAGCACTGCTTCTTATATGATATCATTTCTCATCACACCTCCTAAGTAAGATGGGAAAGACAGTGAGATTCTCTCCATTTTACGAAGGTGAAGGCTGAAGCCTAAATAGGTTAGGCAGCCACACCCAGTGTCACAGGGAAGTGTCAGGGCTCCTGCCTGTGGCAGCATTCTCCAGGCCCTCCACTCTATGGCCCTGTCACCACCTTCAGCTTGGCTCCTAACGATCCCTTAAGAGTGCCTGGCCTCCTGTCAAACTTAACTCTCTGGCTTTCTTCCGGCACGTTCCATgctttccctccccttctccatACCTCTTCTCTTGTTGTTCCATCCACCTGGAAGTGCTTTATCCTCCCcacactcatttatttttctaaattgtttttcatCCTTCTCCCACAGGGCACGCTCTCTTTTCTCCAAGCACCTTGTTTCATATTAGATGTGTTTATCTTACAGTGACTTTACCACtgcccctgccttcctccccagtCGTGTATGTTGATGTGACATTCCTGTCCCTAGGTGGTGGGATTCTGACGGGCGTCTGATTCATCTTGGTACCCTCAGGGCCTTGTCCGGAGACTGGCATGAGAATCCAGGTCCTTAGATTCTCTGGGCCCCATAGGCCTCACCATCCATCCCCAGCCACCCGTTGCCTGCCTGGGCTTGGTGGTGCCCAGCACCTGGATGGGCACGATCTGAATAAACTCAGGGCTGACCCTCCCGGCAACGGAGACCTCAGGTGGGTTCACAGGGCTTGGGGACTCACGTTTCCGAAGGCCAGGAGCACTGAATCAAAGTACAGGAACATTCCAaagaggataaagaagatgccGAAGCCGGTGGTGCCCACACCAATCTCTGCAATGGGCAAGGAGGTTGTGGTGGGATGGGCTTTGGGGAGCAGCTTGGGATGCTGGAACTTCCCCCCATTGCCGCTGGACAGGTGCCctctggggggcgggggatggggtGGCTCCACTGCCATCCAGGAATCTTGGCTTCTGCACTCTCAGGGAATgacaggaggggaagggaaggatgggCACGAATCGATGTTTAGCACCTGGAAACTGCTGGTCAGTTCTATATACTCTGGCGTCCTGTCCTCACAACGTCTAGCAGCTAGTGATACTCTCACCactttctattttcagtttcctcTTGTCTTCAAATGCCACGTCATCTAGATCATTATCAGGGTTGGGTCTCTGGCTGAACACAACTCTCTGCCTACTCTGttcctggcctctgctcttgGGAGCCGCTTGATGCCCAACTCACACCAGGGCCGAAGGGTACCACTGAAAACTCACAACCATATCCCCAAAGTGTCTCAGAACTGCCCAGCTGGCCTGCCCTATTTCTCAGGAGGCTTGCCCTCCTGAACAATTCTTCACAGTGTCTCCTTCCTTCTCGAAACCGCCCCAGTTCCCAGCCTTCTGATGATGACCTCTCACACTTGACTGGGAAAGAGAAGTCATTGACCGGAAATGTGCTCATCACCTCGGAGTCTACACCCCAGCCAGCACCGTGGCTGCCCTGCCACACACCCCTCGGAACCCTAACTTCAACCACAGGTGGGCCCCAGCAACAGCGTGTCTTTTGCTTTGTGTCTCCTCGTTCTTTGAACTACAGGAGTTGGCTCAGAGCCAGGGAGCCCAGCACAGATACACAGGCTATTTAGGATATGAAGTTCCCTTTCTCTTAAACCCCCTCCATCACACAGAATTGTTAATTTTACTTTATCTGTGCCACTCTGGTAGTCAACAAATGACAATTCATTGTgttgcttcatttttaaattgaatcaagttgaaaattttaaattacaataaaatacaaataaaatatatcatcttaaccatttttaggtatacagttcagtggtactaAGTACATTCACCTTGTTGTGCTATCACCACCACCCAcatccagaactcttttcatcttgcaaaactgaaactctataccctcTAAACAACTCCCTGTTCCCCACtct
Above is a window of Balaenoptera acutorostrata chromosome 1, mBalAcu1.1, whole genome shotgun sequence DNA encoding:
- the GOLT1A gene encoding vesicle transport protein GOT1A isoform X3 encodes the protein MISITEWQKIGVGTTGFGIFFILFGMFLYFDSVLLAFGNLLFLTGLSLIIGLRKTFSFFFQRHKLKGTSFFLGGVVIVLLRWPLLGMLLETYGFFNLFKGFFSVAFGFLGNTSNIPFLSVLFQRLQGTSSMV
- the GOLT1A gene encoding vesicle transport protein GOT1A isoform X1, which produces MAESQDSWMAVEPPHPPPPRGHLSSGNGGKFQHPKLLPKAHPTTTSLPIAEIGVGTTGFGIFFILFGMFLYFDSVLLAFGNLLFLTGLSLIIGLRKTFSFFFQRHKLKGTSFFLGGVVIVLLRWPLLGMLLETYGFFNLFKGFFSVAFGFLGNTSNIPFLSVLFQRLQGTSSMV
- the GOLT1A gene encoding vesicle transport protein GOT1A isoform X4, coding for MFLYFDSVLLAFGNLLFLTGLSLIIGLRKTFSFFFQRHKLKGTSFFLGGVVIVLLRWPLLGMLLETYGFFNLFKGFFSVAFGFLGNTSNIPFLSVLFQRLQGTSSMV
- the GOLT1A gene encoding vesicle transport protein GOT1A isoform X2 encodes the protein MAVEPPHPPPPRGHLSSGNGGKFQHPKLLPKAHPTTTSLPIAEIGVGTTGFGIFFILFGMFLYFDSVLLAFGNLLFLTGLSLIIGLRKTFSFFFQRHKLKGTSFFLGGVVIVLLRWPLLGMLLETYGFFNLFKGFFSVAFGFLGNTSNIPFLSVLFQRLQGTSSMV